The following are encoded together in the Xanthomonas vesicatoria ATCC 35937 genome:
- the speA gene encoding arginine decarboxylase gives MSDWSLDQARKTYSIPHWADGYFDVNAAGHVVVTPTVDGPSVSLPEVVDAARAAGAKLPLLVRFPDILGQRLGKLQAAFAQAQSEWDYAGGYTAVYPIKVNQHRGVAGTLASHHGDGFGLEAGSKPELMAVLALSRPGGLIVCNGYKDREYIRLALIGRKLGLQTFIVIEKPSELKLVLEEARALDVKPGLGVRMRLASLGAGKWQNSGGDKAKFGLSPRQVLDLWKTLRDTEYADSLNLLHFHMGSQISNVRDIANGMREATRYFVELSRLGAKISHVDVGGGLGIDYEGTRSRSYCSINYGLHSYASNIVQPLASACEEHGLTPPRIVTECGRAMTAHHAVLIANVSEVEQAPEGRVPDAHDDEPAAIRHLREIHDELDVRPAVELFQEAQHFHAEGLSAYALGQIDLTHRARIDDLFYAIAHGVRARLSFDEKSHRPVLDELNERLVDKYFVNFSVFESIPDVWAIDQVFPIVPIERLNEAPQRRGIIADMTCDSDGMVKTYVENESLDSSMPLHTLNAGESYRIGFFLVGAYQEILGDIHNLFGDTDAVEVAVDGDGYRIVQQRRGDTTDVMLDYVGYQLDTLRATYAERIAAAQLPPERAQELHDALEAGLTGYTYLSDEPLG, from the coding sequence ATGAGCGATTGGTCCCTCGACCAAGCCCGCAAGACCTACTCGATCCCGCATTGGGCCGATGGGTATTTCGATGTGAACGCCGCCGGTCACGTGGTGGTCACCCCCACCGTTGACGGCCCGTCGGTGTCGCTGCCCGAGGTGGTGGATGCCGCGCGCGCGGCCGGCGCCAAGCTGCCGCTGCTGGTGCGCTTCCCGGACATCCTGGGCCAACGGCTGGGCAAGCTGCAGGCAGCGTTTGCGCAGGCGCAATCGGAGTGGGACTACGCCGGCGGCTACACCGCGGTGTACCCAATCAAGGTCAATCAGCACCGTGGCGTGGCCGGCACCCTGGCCAGCCATCACGGCGACGGCTTCGGGCTGGAAGCGGGCAGCAAGCCGGAGTTGATGGCGGTGCTGGCGCTGTCGCGTCCGGGTGGGCTGATCGTCTGCAATGGTTACAAGGACCGCGAATACATCCGCCTGGCGCTGATCGGGCGCAAGTTGGGCCTGCAGACCTTCATCGTCATCGAAAAGCCTTCCGAGCTGAAGCTGGTGCTGGAGGAGGCGCGCGCGCTGGACGTCAAGCCGGGCTTGGGCGTGCGCATGCGCCTGGCCTCGCTGGGCGCGGGCAAGTGGCAGAACAGCGGTGGCGACAAGGCCAAGTTCGGGCTGTCGCCGCGGCAGGTGCTGGACCTGTGGAAGACGCTGCGCGACACCGAGTACGCCGACAGCCTGAATCTGCTGCATTTCCACATGGGCTCGCAGATCTCCAACGTGCGCGACATCGCCAACGGCATGCGCGAGGCCACCCGCTATTTCGTGGAGCTTTCGCGCCTGGGTGCCAAGATCAGCCATGTCGACGTCGGTGGCGGCCTGGGTATCGATTACGAAGGCACCCGATCGCGCAGCTATTGCTCGATCAACTACGGCCTGCATTCGTACGCCAGCAACATCGTGCAGCCGCTGGCCAGCGCCTGCGAAGAGCACGGCCTGACCCCGCCGCGCATCGTCACCGAATGCGGCCGTGCGATGACCGCCCACCATGCCGTACTGATCGCCAACGTGTCCGAAGTGGAGCAGGCGCCGGAAGGCCGCGTGCCGGACGCGCACGACGACGAACCGGCGGCGATCCGCCACCTGCGCGAGATCCACGACGAGCTCGACGTGCGCCCGGCAGTGGAACTGTTCCAGGAGGCGCAGCACTTTCATGCCGAAGGGCTGAGCGCCTATGCGCTGGGCCAGATCGACCTGACCCACCGCGCGCGCATCGACGATCTGTTCTATGCCATCGCCCACGGCGTGCGTGCGCGGCTGAGCTTCGACGAGAAGAGCCACCGCCCGGTGCTGGACGAACTCAATGAACGGCTGGTGGACAAGTACTTCGTCAACTTCAGTGTGTTCGAGTCGATCCCGGATGTGTGGGCGATCGATCAGGTGTTCCCGATCGTGCCGATCGAACGCCTGAACGAAGCGCCGCAGCGGCGCGGCATCATCGCCGACATGACCTGCGATTCGGACGGCATGGTCAAGACCTACGTCGAGAACGAGAGCCTGGACAGCTCGATGCCGCTGCACACCTTGAACGCGGGTGAGAGTTATCGCATCGGCTTCTTCCTGGTCGGTGCCTACCAGGAAATCCTGGGCGATATCCATAACCTATTCGGCGATACCGACGCGGTGGAAGTGGCCGTGGATGGTGACGGATATCGCATCGTGCAGCAGCGTCGCGGCGACACCACCGATGTGATGCTCGACTACGTGGGCTATCAGCTGGACACGCTGCGCGCGACCTACGCCGAGCGCATCGCCGCAGCGCAACTGCCGCCCGAGCGCGCGCAGGAATTGCACGACGCGCTGGAGGCCGGCCTGACCGGCTACACCTATCTGTCCGACGAACCGTTGGGCTGA
- the speE gene encoding polyamine aminopropyltransferase, translating to MSANDNWYIEHFQPTGSAIGFRISGKLDEVQSPFQKIEIYQTTDWGKLMLIDGAVMLTSRDNFFYHEMISHPALFTHPAPKRVVIIGGGDCGTLREVLKHPGVDSATQCDIDEQVTRMSEKYFPELCDSNHDARAELLFDDGVAYMANCPAGSVDIVIVDSTDPVGPAEGLFNKAFYESCFKALKDDGILVQQSESPLALLDLINEMRTEMGKAGFQSFKTLPFPQPCYPTGWWSVTMASKQPKADFAFRLADAQAKGFDTLYYTAHLHTGVLVAPPFVAKALGE from the coding sequence ATGAGCGCCAACGACAACTGGTACATCGAACACTTCCAGCCGACCGGCTCGGCCATCGGCTTCCGCATCAGCGGCAAGCTGGACGAGGTGCAGTCCCCGTTCCAGAAGATCGAGATCTACCAGACCACCGATTGGGGCAAGTTGATGCTCATCGATGGCGCGGTGATGCTGACCAGCCGCGACAATTTCTTCTATCACGAGATGATCAGCCATCCGGCGCTGTTCACCCATCCCGCGCCCAAGCGGGTGGTGATCATCGGCGGCGGCGACTGCGGCACACTGCGCGAGGTGCTCAAGCACCCGGGCGTGGACAGCGCAACCCAGTGCGACATCGACGAGCAGGTCACCCGCATGTCGGAGAAGTACTTCCCCGAGCTGTGCGATTCCAACCACGATGCGCGCGCCGAACTGCTGTTCGACGACGGCGTGGCCTACATGGCCAACTGCCCGGCCGGCAGCGTGGACATCGTGATCGTCGACTCCACCGACCCGGTCGGCCCGGCCGAGGGCCTGTTCAACAAGGCCTTCTACGAGAGCTGCTTCAAGGCATTGAAGGACGACGGCATCCTGGTGCAGCAGTCCGAATCGCCGCTGGCGCTGCTGGACCTGATCAACGAAATGCGCACCGAGATGGGCAAGGCCGGCTTCCAGTCGTTCAAGACCCTGCCGTTCCCGCAGCCGTGCTACCCCACCGGCTGGTGGAGCGTGACCATGGCCAGCAAGCAGCCCAAGGCCGACTTCGCGTTCCGCCTGGCCGATGCGCAGGCCAAGGGCTTCGACACGCTGTATTACACCGCCCACCTGCATACCGGCGTGCTGGTTGCGCCGCCGTTCGTGGCCAAGGCGCTGGGCGAGTAA
- a CDS encoding PH domain-containing protein, translated as MDALAQFLTDEQDPAAVGKILPKVTELLTRDEQVDYIAVQKKMVMNLSPDAVVLTNRRFIVVYPKLFGMTFRDFPWREVLDVHMSEQMLGATIMCRTTQGAYASIDSLPKKQARRVYAYAQQVEESAYEKRQQLEFDKLRASAGGVVVHAPPAHLQASTAPQTPAMDDPVQVLGKLKQLLDAGLVTQQEFDAKKAEILARL; from the coding sequence ATGGACGCACTAGCGCAGTTTTTGACAGACGAGCAGGACCCGGCGGCAGTGGGCAAGATTCTGCCCAAGGTCACCGAGTTGCTGACTCGCGACGAGCAGGTCGATTACATCGCCGTGCAGAAGAAGATGGTGATGAACCTGTCGCCGGACGCGGTGGTGCTGACCAACCGCAGATTTATCGTGGTCTACCCAAAACTGTTCGGCATGACGTTTCGCGATTTCCCCTGGCGCGAGGTGCTCGATGTGCACATGAGCGAGCAGATGCTGGGAGCCACTATCATGTGTCGCACCACGCAGGGCGCGTACGCATCCATCGATAGCCTGCCGAAAAAGCAAGCGCGGCGCGTATATGCCTACGCGCAGCAGGTGGAAGAATCCGCCTACGAAAAACGCCAGCAGCTGGAGTTCGATAAGTTGCGCGCGTCGGCCGGCGGTGTGGTGGTGCACGCGCCGCCGGCGCACTTGCAAGCATCCACGGCACCGCAAACGCCGGCGATGGATGACCCGGTGCAGGTGCTGGGCAAGTTGAAGCAATTGCTGGACGCCGGGCTGGTCACCCAGCAGGAATTCGATGCGAAGAAGGCCGAGATATTGGCGCGGCTGTGA
- a CDS encoding RIO1 family regulatory kinase/ATPase, producing the protein MHYQPLDVSSLRLVTPVLLKQGTRLLEPDVYRTHLDGQLAVVKDYGRYRRSLLAPIARLMVRHEARMLRSLHGWRHAPALLGTLGGLALGMEFIPGDTLSASAVVGQDVFQQLQQALRRLHAFGITHNDLHGTNVVVSAGVPVLIDFTSAWRFPRWLRRGTLARQLQRSDVANLQKMRQRLAGIAPTADEAARSAEPRWVHALRSGWKRLYRRLKGNA; encoded by the coding sequence ATGCATTACCAACCGCTGGATGTGTCCAGCTTGCGCCTCGTTACTCCCGTGCTGCTCAAGCAAGGCACACGGCTGCTCGAACCCGACGTCTACCGCACCCACCTGGACGGGCAGCTGGCGGTGGTCAAGGACTACGGCCGTTATCGCCGCTCGCTGCTGGCACCCATCGCACGGCTGATGGTCCGCCATGAGGCGCGCATGCTGCGCAGCCTCCACGGCTGGCGGCATGCCCCGGCGCTGCTCGGCACCTTGGGTGGTCTGGCGCTGGGCATGGAGTTCATCCCCGGCGACACGCTCAGCGCCAGCGCGGTGGTGGGCCAGGACGTCTTCCAGCAATTGCAGCAGGCGCTGCGTCGGCTGCATGCGTTCGGCATCACCCACAACGATCTGCACGGCACCAACGTGGTGGTCAGTGCCGGGGTGCCGGTGTTGATCGATTTCACCTCGGCGTGGCGATTCCCGCGCTGGTTGCGGCGCGGCACGCTGGCACGTCAGCTGCAGCGCAGCGATGTGGCCAACTTGCAGAAGATGCGCCAGCGTCTGGCGGGTATCGCACCCACCGCCGATGAGGCCGCACGCAGCGCCGAGCCGCGCTGGGTGCATGCGCTTCGCAGTGGTTGGAAGCGGCTGTATCGGCGGTTGAAAGGCAATGCGTAA
- a CDS encoding beta-N-acetylhexosaminidase family protein, translating into MKRRDRKPGLRLLSVLVAVGLAAPALAEPVTQPALFPTPVSIALDGQTIALGRSVVLVVAPGSDSASVALVRSLLNAAGVSKIATASRLPATLDRPHIVIGTGETAVVRDALTRSKATQDTHAEGYTLTSVALGSGLITLAGHDSDGLFHAVQTLRQLLQRPAMPTLTIQDYPAMPIRGTIEGFYGAPWSMADRSKHIDFLARTKANTYIYSPKDDPYARDRWRDPYPKATLEALGTLAATAKRNHVDFVYAISPGPSVCFSDPADAKALLRKFDAFRALGVRSFYVALDDIEYTKWNCERDKTTFGESGAQAAGIAQSHLLNLVQADLVARHDAASELIMVPTEYYDAKESPYKEALRKHLDPKIVVQWTGTDVVPPAISIPDARAATKAFGRKTLLWDNYPVNDFETSAGRLLMAPYARREAGLSAELSGIVSNPMNQEVPSRVAVMGLTAFAWNDKGYDAQRTWHVAARELAGDDARVTAALLTFFDTQHLAPTFGSQPWQEQAPRLKGVLDQVREAIALGDATARSQAIAMLARTADDIAAAPQIIRDGVADKGFAEQSRPWLEAMEGWGRALQQTAAGLDAANRGDTQAPALFADAAAVAAMAAAVPSIPGATRFGGPVKIADGVLDRFITEAPRLIAYRVPAVAEPAAVH; encoded by the coding sequence ATGAAGCGACGTGACAGGAAGCCGGGCTTGCGCCTGCTCTCGGTTTTGGTGGCAGTGGGACTGGCCGCGCCCGCGCTGGCCGAGCCAGTGACCCAGCCGGCGCTGTTCCCGACCCCGGTGTCGATTGCGCTGGATGGACAGACGATCGCCTTGGGCCGGTCGGTGGTGCTGGTCGTCGCGCCGGGCTCGGACTCGGCCTCGGTCGCCTTGGTGCGCAGCCTGCTCAACGCTGCCGGCGTCAGCAAGATCGCGACTGCCTCGCGGTTGCCGGCCACGTTGGACCGCCCGCACATCGTCATCGGCACCGGTGAGACGGCCGTGGTGCGCGATGCATTGACGCGCAGCAAGGCCACCCAGGATACCCATGCCGAAGGCTATACGCTCACCAGCGTCGCGCTGGGAAGTGGCTTGATCACGCTGGCGGGGCATGACAGCGATGGCCTGTTCCATGCCGTGCAGACGCTGCGTCAATTGCTTCAGCGGCCGGCCATGCCGACGCTAACGATCCAGGATTACCCGGCCATGCCGATCCGCGGCACGATCGAAGGTTTTTACGGTGCGCCGTGGTCGATGGCCGATCGCAGCAAACACATCGATTTTCTGGCGCGCACCAAGGCCAACACCTACATCTACAGTCCCAAGGACGACCCGTACGCGCGCGACCGTTGGCGCGATCCGTACCCGAAAGCGACCTTGGAGGCGCTGGGCACGTTGGCGGCCACCGCCAAACGTAACCATGTCGATTTCGTCTATGCGATCTCGCCGGGGCCAAGCGTGTGTTTTTCCGACCCGGCCGATGCCAAGGCGCTGTTGCGCAAGTTCGATGCGTTCCGCGCGCTGGGCGTACGCAGCTTCTATGTGGCGTTGGACGATATCGAATACACCAAGTGGAACTGCGAGCGCGACAAGACCACCTTCGGCGAGTCCGGCGCGCAGGCGGCAGGCATCGCGCAGTCGCATCTGCTCAATCTGGTGCAGGCCGATCTGGTTGCCCGCCACGATGCCGCGTCGGAGCTGATCATGGTGCCGACCGAGTATTACGACGCCAAGGAAAGCCCGTACAAGGAAGCGCTGCGCAAGCACCTGGACCCGAAGATCGTGGTGCAGTGGACCGGTACCGACGTGGTGCCGCCGGCCATCTCCATCCCGGATGCGCGCGCGGCCACCAAGGCGTTCGGGCGCAAGACGCTGCTGTGGGACAACTACCCGGTCAACGATTTCGAAACCTCGGCCGGCCGCTTGCTGATGGCGCCGTATGCGCGCCGCGAAGCGGGCCTGTCGGCCGAGTTGTCCGGCATCGTGTCCAACCCGATGAACCAGGAAGTGCCCAGCCGCGTGGCGGTGATGGGGCTGACCGCGTTTGCCTGGAATGACAAAGGCTATGACGCGCAGCGCACCTGGCACGTGGCGGCGCGCGAACTGGCCGGCGACGACGCGCGTGTCACTGCCGCATTGCTGACCTTTTTCGATACCCAGCATCTGGCGCCCACCTTCGGTAGCCAGCCGTGGCAGGAACAGGCGCCGCGCCTGAAGGGCGTGCTCGACCAGGTGCGCGAGGCCATCGCGCTGGGCGATGCCACGGCACGCAGCCAGGCGATTGCAATGTTGGCGCGCACCGCCGACGACATCGCTGCCGCGCCGCAGATCATTCGCGACGGCGTGGCCGACAAGGGCTTTGCCGAACAATCACGCCCGTGGTTGGAGGCAATGGAGGGCTGGGGCCGTGCGCTGCAGCAGACCGCCGCGGGCCTGGATGCGGCCAATCGCGGCGACACGCAGGCACCGGCGTTGTTTGCCGATGCCGCTGCAGTGGCCGCCATGGCCGCGGCCGTCCCCTCGATTCCCGGCGCCACGCGCTTCGGTGGTCCGGTCAAGATTGCCGATGGCGTGCTAGACCGCTTCATCACCGAGGCGCCGCGCTTGATCGCCTATCGCGTGCCGGCCGTTGCCGAGCCGGCGGCAGTGCACTGA
- a CDS encoding P-II family nitrogen regulator translates to MLRARHALGSAPMKMIMAIVKPFKLDDVREALAGCGVAGITVTEVKGFGRQKGHTELYRGAEYVVDFLPKVKIEVAVTNDQAERVVEAIVAAAGTGKIGDGKVFVYDLGTVVRIRTGELDSDAL, encoded by the coding sequence ATGCTGCGCGCCCGTCATGCCCTGGGATCTGCACCGATGAAAATGATCATGGCCATCGTCAAACCGTTCAAGCTCGACGATGTGCGCGAAGCACTCGCCGGCTGCGGCGTGGCTGGCATCACGGTGACCGAAGTCAAGGGCTTCGGCCGGCAGAAGGGTCACACCGAGCTGTATCGCGGCGCCGAATACGTCGTCGATTTCCTGCCCAAGGTGAAGATCGAAGTGGCGGTGACCAATGACCAGGCCGAGCGCGTGGTCGAGGCCATCGTAGCCGCCGCCGGCACCGGCAAGATCGGCGACGGCAAGGTGTTTGTGTATGACCTCGGCACCGTGGTGCGCATCCGCACCGGCGAGCTGGATAGCGACGCGCTGTAA
- the ubiK gene encoding ubiquinone biosynthesis accessory factor UbiK, with product MIDFNQLDDLARRLSDLVPPGLRQSREELQSTFKGALQAGLGKLDLVTREEFDVQRAVLLRTREKLDALEQAVAALEARAPGASPSAAPGSDTP from the coding sequence ATGATCGATTTCAATCAGCTCGACGACCTCGCCCGCCGCCTCAGCGACCTGGTGCCGCCGGGCCTGCGCCAATCACGCGAAGAACTGCAGAGCACCTTCAAGGGCGCACTGCAGGCCGGCCTGGGCAAGCTCGACCTGGTCACCCGCGAAGAATTCGATGTGCAACGCGCGGTGCTGCTGCGCACGCGCGAAAAGCTCGACGCGCTGGAGCAGGCTGTCGCCGCGCTGGAAGCGCGCGCACCGGGCGCGTCGCCCAGTGCGGCGCCCGGCTCCGACACTCCTTGA
- a CDS encoding YifB family Mg chelatase-like AAA ATPase, with product MSLALVHSRARVGVHAPEVRVEVHLSGGLPSTQIVGLPEAAVRESRERVRAALLCAQFEFPARRITINLAPADLPKDGGRFDLPIALGILAASGQIDRQALAEYEFIGELALTGELRGVDGVLPAALAAAQAGRRLIVPLANGAEAAIAGHVQAFTARTLLEVCAALNGTQQAPAAELAVAAMGARALPDMADVRGQPHARRALEIAAAGGHHLLLVGSPGCGKTLLASRLPGLLPDASEAEALETAAITSISGRRLDLARWRQRPYRAPHHTASAVALVGGGAHPRPGEISLAHNGVLFLDELPEWQRQTLEVLREPLESGLVTISRAARSVDFPARFQLVAAMNPCPCGWAGDGSGRCRCSSDSIRRYRSRISGPLLDRIDLHVEVPRLPPQALRSGNLGEDSASVRLRVVAARQRQLARGPLPNAQLDQPDTDRHCRLHNDDQLLLERAIEHLQLSARSMHRILRVARTIADLDDSTTIATRHLTEAIGYRKLDRALTAASAA from the coding sequence ATGAGTCTGGCGCTGGTGCACAGCCGTGCCCGCGTGGGGGTGCACGCGCCCGAAGTTCGGGTGGAAGTGCATCTGTCCGGCGGCCTTCCCTCCACCCAGATCGTGGGCCTGCCCGAGGCAGCGGTGCGCGAATCACGCGAACGCGTGCGTGCCGCCTTGCTGTGCGCCCAGTTTGAATTCCCGGCCCGGCGGATCACCATCAATCTGGCGCCAGCGGATCTGCCCAAGGACGGCGGCCGCTTCGATCTGCCGATCGCGCTCGGCATTCTGGCTGCCAGCGGGCAAATCGACCGGCAGGCGCTGGCCGAGTATGAATTCATTGGCGAGCTTGCACTGACCGGCGAGCTGCGCGGCGTCGATGGCGTGCTGCCGGCCGCCCTGGCTGCCGCGCAGGCCGGGCGGCGGCTGATCGTGCCGCTGGCCAACGGTGCCGAGGCCGCCATCGCCGGGCACGTCCAGGCCTTCACCGCTCGCACCCTGCTGGAAGTCTGCGCGGCCCTCAACGGCACCCAGCAGGCGCCGGCTGCCGAACTGGCGGTTGCAGCCATGGGCGCACGCGCCCTGCCCGACATGGCCGATGTGCGTGGCCAGCCGCACGCACGCCGCGCACTGGAGATCGCCGCAGCCGGTGGCCATCATCTGCTACTGGTCGGCAGCCCCGGATGCGGCAAGACCCTGCTCGCCTCGCGCCTGCCCGGCCTGCTACCGGACGCCAGCGAAGCCGAAGCACTGGAAACCGCCGCGATTACCTCCATCAGCGGCCGCAGGCTGGATCTTGCCCGCTGGCGGCAGCGCCCCTACCGTGCCCCGCACCACACCGCCAGCGCCGTCGCCCTGGTCGGCGGCGGCGCGCACCCGCGCCCCGGCGAGATCTCGCTGGCCCATAACGGCGTGCTGTTTCTGGATGAACTGCCCGAGTGGCAACGCCAGACGCTGGAAGTACTGCGCGAGCCATTGGAATCGGGTCTGGTCACGATCTCGCGGGCAGCGCGCAGCGTGGATTTCCCGGCACGGTTTCAACTGGTTGCGGCGATGAACCCGTGTCCGTGCGGGTGGGCCGGCGACGGCAGCGGGCGGTGTCGCTGCAGTAGTGACAGCATCCGCCGCTATCGCAGCCGCATTTCCGGGCCGTTGCTGGACCGCATCGACCTGCATGTGGAAGTCCCGCGTCTGCCGCCGCAAGCATTGCGTAGCGGCAACCTGGGCGAGGACAGCGCGAGCGTACGTTTGCGGGTGGTCGCCGCGCGGCAGCGCCAGCTCGCCCGCGGGCCCCTACCCAATGCGCAGCTCGACCAGCCCGACACCGATCGCCATTGCCGACTGCACAACGACGACCAACTGCTGCTGGAGCGTGCGATCGAGCATCTGCAGCTGTCCGCACGCTCGATGCACCGCATCCTGCGCGTGGCGCGCACCATTGCCGATCTGGACGACAGCACCACGATTGCAACACGCCACCTGACCGAAGCGATCGGCTATCGCAAACTGGATCGCGCGCTGACCGCCGCCAGCGCGGCATAG
- a CDS encoding lipocalin family protein, translating into MSRLPELITVASLDLNRYLGTWYEIARLPIRFEDADCTDVSAHYSLEDDGTVRVQNRCLTAAGELEEAVGQARAIDATNARLEVTFLPEGLRWIPFTKGDYWVMQIDADYTAALVGGPDRKYLWLLARLPQLDENIAQAYLAHAREQGFDLAPLIHTPHTGRLTEQPLP; encoded by the coding sequence ATGAGCCGACTTCCCGAGTTGATCACCGTTGCATCGCTGGATCTGAACCGCTATCTCGGCACCTGGTACGAAATCGCCAGGTTGCCGATCCGCTTCGAAGACGCGGACTGCACCGATGTGTCGGCGCATTATTCGCTGGAGGACGATGGCACCGTGCGCGTGCAGAACCGCTGCCTGACCGCGGCCGGTGAGCTGGAGGAAGCGGTTGGCCAGGCACGCGCCATCGATGCGACAAACGCCCGGCTCGAAGTGACCTTCCTGCCAGAAGGCCTGCGTTGGATTCCCTTCACCAAGGGCGACTATTGGGTCATGCAGATCGACGCGGACTATACCGCCGCATTGGTCGGCGGCCCCGATCGCAAATACCTCTGGCTGCTGGCCCGTCTGCCGCAGCTGGACGAAAACATCGCCCAGGCCTATCTGGCGCATGCACGCGAGCAGGGGTTTGATCTGGCGCCGCTGATCCATACCCCGCACACCGGGCGGCTGACCGAGCAACCGCTTCCCTGA
- a CDS encoding EAL domain-containing protein has product MKRQRIISVTVLLVLLCATLPIGLSYYLAGRLALSREESRLSQLAALSIRRTETAFDEAHGALLSMAASHAPPCSPTHLAQMRALVLTSHYIVELGRFEQRRLLCTSWGKLPTSIPQTRPDFVVKRGIAVTTRLLPLANPQHPLMALQLGNYNVLINPTTLADINIPPGLQLAIGTPDGQILSSTGTAAEQLLVAPVDDAATGTPADAQPQVLSGRDRRGDWVAVVTEPIAYLRGPLAAARLQVVPGGIVLAALLVGVVLWVSRRRLSPLARLEVAVQRGEFIVHYQPIIALDDGRCVGAEALVRWQQPDGVLVPPDAFIPLAEESGLILPITDLVVAEVIRDLGPTLAADPALHVAINVSADDIKSGRVQSVLAQALHGTGVDSGQLWVEATERSLMDIDAARTTITHLRGAGHTVSIDDFGTGYSSLQYLQGLPLDALKIDKSFVDTIGTHSATSSVTAHIIEMAKTLQLRTIAEGVERQEQLDYLRAHGVDLAQGWLFSRALPATGFIAYHAQARSVAAHGFK; this is encoded by the coding sequence GTGAAGCGTCAACGCATCATCAGCGTCACCGTACTGCTGGTGCTGCTGTGCGCAACGCTCCCCATCGGCCTGTCCTACTACCTGGCAGGGCGGCTGGCGCTGTCGCGTGAGGAAAGCAGGCTCAGCCAACTGGCGGCGCTGTCTATCCGGCGCACCGAAACCGCCTTCGACGAGGCGCATGGGGCCTTGCTGAGCATGGCCGCTTCGCACGCGCCGCCCTGCTCGCCCACGCATCTGGCGCAGATGCGCGCGCTGGTACTGACCAGTCACTACATCGTCGAGCTGGGGCGCTTCGAGCAACGCCGCTTGCTGTGTACCTCGTGGGGCAAGCTGCCCACCAGCATTCCGCAGACCAGGCCGGACTTCGTGGTCAAGCGCGGCATCGCGGTGACCACCCGGCTGCTGCCGTTGGCCAATCCGCAGCACCCATTGATGGCGTTGCAGCTTGGCAACTACAACGTCCTGATCAACCCCACTACGCTGGCCGACATCAATATTCCGCCGGGCCTGCAGCTGGCGATCGGTACGCCCGACGGACAAATTCTCAGCAGTACCGGCACCGCGGCCGAGCAGTTGCTGGTCGCGCCGGTCGACGACGCCGCTACTGGGACCCCCGCCGATGCACAGCCGCAGGTGTTGTCCGGCCGCGACCGGCGCGGCGACTGGGTCGCAGTGGTCACTGAGCCAATAGCGTATCTCCGCGGGCCGCTGGCGGCTGCTCGACTGCAGGTGGTGCCAGGCGGCATCGTGCTGGCAGCCTTGCTGGTCGGCGTGGTGTTGTGGGTCTCACGGCGCCGCCTGTCGCCGCTGGCACGGCTGGAGGTTGCCGTGCAGCGCGGCGAATTCATCGTGCACTACCAGCCGATCATTGCGCTCGACGATGGCCGCTGCGTCGGCGCCGAGGCATTGGTGCGCTGGCAACAGCCCGACGGCGTGCTGGTGCCGCCGGATGCCTTCATTCCGCTGGCAGAAGAAAGCGGCCTGATCCTGCCGATCACCGATCTGGTGGTGGCCGAAGTCATCCGCGACCTCGGCCCCACCTTGGCTGCCGATCCGGCGCTGCACGTGGCCATCAACGTGTCGGCCGACGATATCAAGAGCGGCCGTGTGCAGTCGGTGCTAGCCCAGGCCCTGCATGGCACCGGGGTAGACAGCGGGCAGCTGTGGGTCGAGGCCACCGAGCGCAGTCTGATGGACATCGATGCGGCGCGTACCACCATCACCCATTTGCGCGGTGCCGGCCACACCGTATCGATCGACGACTTCGGCACCGGCTATTCGAGCCTGCAGTATCTGCAAGGCCTGCCACTGGATGCGCTGAAGATCGACAAGTCGTTCGTGGACACCATCGGCACCCACTCGGCCACCAGCTCGGTGACCGCGCACATCATCGAAATGGCCAAGACCCTGCAGCTGCGCACCATCGCCGAAGGCGTGGAGCGCCAAGAGCAACTGGATTACCTGCGCGCGCATGGCGTGGACCTGGCGCAGGGCTGGCTGTTCTCGCGCGCGCTACCGGCAACCGGCTTCATCGCGTATCACGCGCAGGCCCGCAGTGTGGCCGCGCACGGCTTCAAGTAG